Proteins encoded in a region of the Diadema setosum chromosome 7, eeDiaSeto1, whole genome shotgun sequence genome:
- the LOC140230710 gene encoding uncharacterized protein, whose translation MSSNATTKSPEEPTAPSLLEWQQCCSEGSNLTCDVTTLTAFSSCERLLSSQALEILVWLVGVFSFVGNAFVIIFRCRQYRSLNTRLARVDAIIILSLAAADILNGIFLLFIAGADLRFRGQYYQFVDSWLGSTLCSIVGFIATLSSEISVLMLTLISIDRLLAIKFPFDRNRHLGIRSAIIAILALWCAATLICCIPFMFPMTFRGFYGNSDVCVGLPIALYIYSPPGTELEIEGPVWILGTAIYLGLNFVCLCVIFGCYVTIFISIKRSANRSQRSQDRSGEIQLAGKMAVIVGTDFFAWFPVLVMFLVVLAIAWSMPRILYATIVVFLLPLNSAVNPYVYTIMHVIDKRRNPTDPFNTQFVTPPHPFPLVAARRRPYLYTCRKNHRNLLAHLGASLRTSEAGQTLVGLTGSGLARQAGLRNLGVMKSLSNVEALSIPSGQAVLKKRALLWHISDSFSEVTVSRAEFSFLSGTLNATTYHYQKTVSVQISVEQNTSPKYLGLYSWSDKDEARFTNKCFNFRMHYYSPITLKRGGEQCVVAFSSTPRKQSSTLASRHGNRCLRIGNAFNCCSYEFEDESRIHNFDNNVEKCLAGSERGPMEVVYKMIHDDDEDDDDDEKDDDL comes from the exons ATGTCGTCGAATGCTACCACAAAATCACCTGAGGAGCCAACAGCGCCAAG TCTTTTAGAGTGGCAGCAATGTTGCAGCGAAGGATCAAACCTCACGTGTGACGTCACAACGCTGACCGCCTTCTCGTCGTGCGAACGTCTGCTCAGCAGCCAAGCCCTCGAGATTCTCGTATGGCTGGTCGGCGTGTTCTCGTTCGTCGGAAATGCATTCGTGATCATCTTCCGGTGCCGACAGTATCGGTCTCTCAACACTCGTCTCGCTCGCGTGGATGCCATCATCATTCTCAGCCTGGCTGCCGCTGACATATTGAATGGCATCTTTCTTCTCTTCATCGCTGGAGCTGATCTGCGATTCCGAGGTCAATATTATCAATTTGTCGACTCATGGTTAGGAAGCACTTTGTGTTCGATAGTGGGATTCATCGCTACTCTATCGAGTGAGATATCGGTATTGATGCTGACGTTAATCAGCATCGATCGCCTGCTGGCCATCAAGTTTCCTTTCGATCGCAACCGCCACCTAGGCATTCGATCAGCTATTATCGCAATTCTTGCCCTCTGGTGTGCAGCCACGTTGATCTGCTGTATCCCATTCATGTTTCCGATGACTTTCCGAGGATTCTACGGAAATTCTGACGTGTGCGTCGGTCTCCCCATCGCTCTCTATATATATTCCCCTCCCGGGACCGAACTGGAGATCGAGGGACCTGTCTGGATCCTGGGAACAGCCATCTACTTGGGACTCAACTTCGTGTGCCTCTGTGTAATCTTCGGCTGCTACGTCACAATATTCATCTCGATCAAACGATCGGCCAATCGCTCTCAACGCTCGCAGGATCGATCGGGGGAGATCCAACTGGCGGGCAAAATGGCTGTCATTGTCGGTACCGACTTTTTCGCTTGGTTTCCCGTCCTCGTGATGTTTTTGGTGGTGCTCGCCATTGCCTGGAGCATGCCTCGAATACTCTACGCCACAATCGTGGTGTTTTTGCTGCCACTTAATTCAGCGGTAAATCCGTACGTCTACACTATCATGCACGTGATAGACAAGAGGAGAA ATCCAACTGATCCATTTAATACTCAATTCGTGACACCGCCTCACCCCTTCCCATTAGTAGCTGCAAGAAGGCGACCTTACTTGTACACG TGTCGCAAGAATCACCGAAATCTCCTGGCTCACCTTGGAGCGTCGCTTCGCACGTCAGAGGCCGGGCAGACTCTGGTTGGCCTCACTGGTAGCGGCCTGGCAAGACAGGCAGGTCTCAG GAACTTGGGTGTGATGAAAAGTCTCTCCAATGTGGAAGCGTTAAGTATTCCAA GTGGACAAGCTGTGCTTAAGAAACGCGCTCTTCTCTGGCACATCAGCGATAGCTTCTCGGAAGTGACCGTGTCCAGGGCGGAATTTTCCTTCCTCTCTGGGACACTTAACGCGACCACGTACCACTACCAGAAAACCGTCTCGGTGCAAATCTCAGTTGAGCAGAACACAAGCCCAAAATATCTTGGCCTCTACAGCTGGTCCGATAAAGATGAGGCGAGGTTCACGAATAAATGCT TTAATTTCCGAATGCATTATTACAGTCCAATTACTTTGAAGCGAGGGGGCGAGCAGTGTGTTGTCGCGTTCTCGTCTACTCCCCGTAAGCAGTCTTCTACATTAGCGAGTCGCCATGGTAACCGGTGCTTGCGTATCGGCAACGCGTTTAACTGCTGTTCCTATGAGTTTGAGGACGAATCTCGCATCCACAACTTCGACAACAATGTCGAGAAATGCCTTGCCGGAAGTGAAAGAGGTCCGATGGAGGTTGTG TATAAGATGATTCATGACGACGACgaggacgatgatgatgatgaaaaggaTGATGATCTCTAA